The genomic stretch TCCAATGTGGCGCGGAAGGCGGCGACCAATTCGGTCGGCAGATCAGAGATGAACCCCACCGTATCGGACATGATCACCTCGTCGCCCGTGGGCAGGGTGATCTTGCGCATCGTGGGGTCAAGGGTGGCGAAAAGCATATCCTTGGCCAGCACATCCGCGCCGGTCAGCATGTTGAACAAGGTGGATTTGCCCGCATTGGTATAGCCCACCAATGCCACGATCGGGAACGGCACTTTGGCGCGGGATGCGCGGTGCAGCGCGCGGGTTTTACCCACCTTTTCCAGCTGGCGGCGCAGACGCACCAATTGATCGTCGATGGCGCGCCTATCCGCCTCGATCTGGGTTTCGCCGGGGCCACCCACAAAGCCAAGCCCACCGCGCTGGCGTTCAAGATGGGTCCAGGCCCGCACAAGCCGGGTGCGTTGATAGGACAAAGCCGCCATTTCGACCTGCAACACGCCTTCGGAGGTGCGCGCACGGTCGCTGAAGATTTCCAGGATCAGCCCGGTCCGGTCCAGCAGTTTGACCCCCCAATCCTTTTCCAGATTGCGCTGTTGCACGGGCGTGACCGGCCCATCGACCAGCACCAGTTCCACATCGGCCGCCGTCAGCCTGTCCTTGAGTTCTGCAATCTTGCCTTTGCCGAATAATTTGCCCGCATGCAATTTTGGCAGGCGCACGATCTCGGCGCCGACGACATCAAGGTCGGGCAAGGCCGCGGCTAGCGCCACCGCTTCGGCCAGCGCCGGCACCGGGGCGCGGCGGCTGTGATCGGATTTCAGTTCAGGGTGCAGCACCCAGGCCCGCGTGACGGGCTTGTCGTGTTCGAGCAAAGCTATTCTTCGCCTTCATAAAGGCTGATCGGCTGCGCTGGCATGATCGTGGAAATCGCGCTTTTATAGACCAGCTGTGATTGACCATCGCGGCGCAGCAAGACGCAGAAGCTGTCGAACCAGGTGATCACACCCTGCAATTTGACACCATTCACCAGAAAGATCGTGACCGGCACCTTTGTCTTGCGGACATGGTTCAGAAATGCATCTTGCAGGTTTGCTTTATCGGCGGCCATGACGACATCCTTTGTCATTTTTCTTGTTTTTATGGCCGTGCTCCGGCCTTGCGGTCTGGCTGCCAGTATGTCGTGCCGGGCACAGAGTTTCCAGCCCCAAAAATGCAAAGCCCCCCGCGCCTAGCGTTGCCAGATCTCGGGGTTGAAAAGTGCGATGATCGCCAGCGTCTCGAGCCGGCCCAGCACCATGGCCCCGGCCAGCACCATCTTGGCGGCATCGGGCAGATCGGCATAGAAAATGGGCGTTTCGGCGGCAACCACGGCCAGCGGGCCGGTTGTTGACAGGGCCGCAACGGTCAGGACCATGGCAGTTTCAAACGCCACGCCGGTCAGCGATAAAAGCAGCATCACCGCCGCGATGCTGATCGCGAAAAGCATGAAGAACACCCAAGAGATATGCGCGCCCTGTCGCCGGATGCGCCGCGCATCGCGCCCGCCGCCGCCCACCGATGAGGGCGACAGCAACCGTTCCTGTTCGCGTTCCAGATGCCGGAACAGCGCATAGATCCGCAGCAGTTTCACCCCGCCGGCGGTGGTGGCCACCCCGCCCCCGATCAGCGCCAGCCCGATCAGGAACAGCCCCGGCGTGGACAGCCGCGACCAATCTGTCGCCGCGCCCCAATATTGCGATTCAAACCCTGTCGTCGTCAGGAAAGAAGTCACCGAAAACAGCGTCCCCCAAAGCGCGCTGAGCATGTCGGGCAGGTTGAAATCGGCCTGCCCTTCGCTCGCACCGAAGAAATGCCGCAAGAACAGCGCCGCCGTCGCCAGCCCGATCAGCACCAGCGCGGTCTTGAATTCGGGATCATGCCACAGCCGCTGGCGGCGTTCCCCTGCCAGCCCGCGCGAAAAGGTCAGCCGCGACAGGGCAAAGACGAAAAACGCAAAGATCAGCAATTCGCCAAGAAAGCCCGAGGCCGCGAAAGCCAGCCCGCCAATCGGCGTGATCCCCGATGTGGACAGCACCGCCATCGCATGGGCCAGCGCGATATAGGGCCGCTCGCCCAGGATCACCAGCCCGATCCACAGCATCGCGGTCAGCCCGGCATAGACCGGCGTCAGCGCCAACGTATAGCGCACCAGCCGTTCAGACGGGTCAGCGACCGCGCCGATCTGGGTGAAACTGCCGGTGGCCCCGCGCCCGACGGCGGCGGTGGCGCGGACCTCGAAGC from Yoonia vestfoldensis encodes the following:
- a CDS encoding TrkH family potassium uptake protein — translated: MQWIIRLPFFVVLMGLGAIAMLLPAAHAAVVEDFTTMRVFFYGFILFSVLTLLIGLTMSGYAPANIARSQLIGLLAAFSVLPLMFALPFYEAVGNTSFLDAWFEMVSSFTTTGASVYPGGADLTPSQHLWRSMVGWLGGLLVWITAVSIFAPMNLGGFEVRATAAVGRGATGSFTQIGAVADPSERLVRYTLALTPVYAGLTAMLWIGLVILGERPYIALAHAMAVLSTSGITPIGGLAFAASGFLGELLIFAFFVFALSRLTFSRGLAGERRQRLWHDPEFKTALVLIGLATAALFLRHFFGASEGQADFNLPDMLSALWGTLFSVTSFLTTTGFESQYWGAATDWSRLSTPGLFLIGLALIGGGVATTAGGVKLLRIYALFRHLEREQERLLSPSSVGGGGRDARRIRRQGAHISWVFFMLFAISIAAVMLLLSLTGVAFETAMVLTVAALSTTGPLAVVAAETPIFYADLPDAAKMVLAGAMVLGRLETLAIIALFNPEIWQR
- the hflX gene encoding GTPase HflX; its protein translation is MLEHDKPVTRAWVLHPELKSDHSRRAPVPALAEAVALAAALPDLDVVGAEIVRLPKLHAGKLFGKGKIAELKDRLTAADVELVLVDGPVTPVQQRNLEKDWGVKLLDRTGLILEIFSDRARTSEGVLQVEMAALSYQRTRLVRAWTHLERQRGGLGFVGGPGETQIEADRRAIDDQLVRLRRQLEKVGKTRALHRASRAKVPFPIVALVGYTNAGKSTLFNMLTGADVLAKDMLFATLDPTMRKITLPTGDEVIMSDTVGFISDLPTELVAAFRATLEEVLDADLILHIRDISHDQTEEQARDVMAILQKLGVAENAPLIEVWNKVDLLQGEAYESRVNQAARTEDLFAVSALNGEGMAALLAAIPEKLKDPRAEQVLTLTFAEGRKRAWLFEAGIVTDDQQTEDGYRMTVLWTALQQERFNRL
- the hfq gene encoding RNA chaperone Hfq gives rise to the protein MAADKANLQDAFLNHVRKTKVPVTIFLVNGVKLQGVITWFDSFCVLLRRDGQSQLVYKSAISTIMPAQPISLYEGEE